In Oscillospiraceae bacterium, a genomic segment contains:
- the rimO gene encoding 30S ribosomal protein S12 methylthiotransferase RimO has product MKLLFVALGCAKNTVDGERMLYLLTQAGYTPTTHAHEAEVAVVNTCAFLESARQEAIAEILELAQQKQSGKLHTLVVAGCMPQLVKDEILVEMPEVDGIVGCGRVEEAVEIINNAVAKQRPVAVDGLDSPVVVGERLLSSSPASAYLKISEGCDNHCAYCLIPKIRGPFRSAPMEDLVTSAEKLVQNGVRELIIVSQDTTRYGEDLYGKPKLAELLEKLCEIEGLHWIRLHYLYPSLLDDRLIDVITKQPKVVKYLDIPIQHVDDGVLNVMNRPDSYEQLDALFAKLRGKIDNVVLRTTVMVGFPSEDDAAFERLYRFLRKHKIERAGVFVYSPEEGTPAAAMSGQVDETVAAERQAQLQQLQLDLMDEFNTQKIGTTIEVLCEGYDAYAECWFGRSYADSPEVDGKVFFIADGDVNAGDFVSVAIEDVVDGDLYGEAV; this is encoded by the coding sequence ATGAAACTACTATTCGTAGCCTTGGGCTGCGCAAAAAATACCGTTGACGGTGAGCGGATGCTCTATTTGTTGACGCAGGCGGGGTATACACCCACAACTCATGCGCACGAGGCCGAAGTGGCAGTTGTAAATACTTGTGCGTTTTTGGAGTCGGCGCGGCAGGAGGCCATTGCTGAAATCCTCGAGTTGGCGCAGCAGAAGCAGTCGGGCAAATTGCATACGCTTGTGGTGGCAGGCTGTATGCCGCAGCTGGTCAAGGATGAGATTTTAGTGGAAATGCCGGAAGTGGACGGTATTGTTGGTTGCGGGCGTGTAGAAGAGGCCGTTGAAATTATTAACAATGCTGTGGCCAAGCAGCGGCCTGTGGCTGTTGATGGGTTGGACAGCCCTGTTGTAGTTGGTGAACGATTGCTGTCGAGCTCGCCCGCGTCGGCGTATTTGAAAATCAGTGAGGGGTGCGACAACCATTGTGCTTACTGCCTCATTCCGAAAATTCGAGGACCGTTTCGCAGCGCACCGATGGAAGATTTGGTGACAAGTGCTGAAAAGCTTGTTCAAAATGGCGTGCGTGAGTTGATAATTGTGTCACAAGACACAACGCGCTACGGGGAAGATTTGTACGGCAAGCCGAAATTGGCTGAGTTGTTGGAAAAATTGTGTGAGATTGAGGGCTTGCATTGGATTCGCTTGCATTACCTTTATCCGTCGTTGCTCGATGATAGGTTGATTGACGTGATTACCAAACAGCCGAAAGTTGTCAAGTATTTGGACATCCCCATACAGCATGTTGATGATGGCGTGTTGAACGTCATGAATCGCCCTGACAGCTATGAACAGCTTGATGCGTTGTTTGCCAAGTTGCGTGGGAAAATTGACAATGTGGTGCTGCGGACGACTGTCATGGTGGGCTTTCCGAGCGAGGATGATGCGGCGTTTGAACGGTTATATCGTTTTCTGCGCAAGCATAAGATAGAACGTGCCGGTGTGTTTGTGTACAGCCCTGAGGAGGGTACGCCGGCCGCCGCGATGTCGGGCCAAGTGGATGAAACGGTTGCGGCGGAGCGGCAGGCGCAATTGCAGCAACTGCAATTGGATTTGATGGATGAGTTTAACACGCAGAAAATTGGTACGACAATTGAAGTGCTGTGTGAGGGATATGACGCCTATGCCGAGTGCTGGTTTGGACGTTCGTATGCCGATTCGCCGGAAGTGGACGGCAAGGTGTTTTTTATAGCTGATGGTGACGTCAATGCAGGTGATTTTGTCAGTGTGGCGATTGAGGATGTTGTTGACGGGGATTTGTACGGCGAGGCGGTGTAG
- a CDS encoding DUF1385 domain-containing protein, translating to MTEKFRTSIGGQAVLEGIMMRGPEKAAVVVRDSKGELHSKEWDLQKSRSKKHIMAWPFLRGLFGFGSSMKLGMKALNFSADIFAAEEEAEKAGGVEEHGTSGENHPPPADGILFAKEGKDEASMPKKENKALQGLLTAVAMVLGIVLAVGLFTILPTFLVGLLPIGNALLRGFIEGVVRLLVFLVYLLSVSLMKDIRRTFAYHGAEHMTIATYEAGETLTVENVRKLSRLHPRCGTSFLLNVIVISMLLFFWVQSGDMLIRIGLRLALLPFVVMLAFEFNRWAGRNDNWLSRVLRAPGLWFQKITTKEPDDGMIEVAIAAMQKVVPQEKGIDAW from the coding sequence ATGACAGAAAAATTTCGCACATCCATCGGCGGGCAGGCCGTGTTGGAAGGCATTATGATGCGCGGGCCGGAAAAGGCGGCTGTTGTTGTGCGCGACTCGAAAGGTGAGTTGCATAGCAAAGAGTGGGATCTACAAAAATCGCGATCCAAAAAACATATCATGGCGTGGCCGTTTTTGCGTGGGTTGTTTGGATTTGGTTCGTCGATGAAGTTGGGCATGAAGGCATTGAACTTCTCGGCTGATATTTTTGCGGCCGAGGAGGAGGCCGAAAAGGCCGGTGGTGTAGAGGAGCACGGCACGTCGGGGGAAAATCATCCGCCGCCTGCGGACGGTATCCTCTTTGCAAAAGAAGGCAAAGACGAGGCAAGCATGCCGAAGAAGGAAAATAAAGCCCTGCAAGGGCTGTTGACGGCGGTGGCGATGGTACTAGGCATTGTGTTGGCGGTGGGGTTGTTTACCATTTTGCCGACGTTTTTGGTGGGGTTGCTGCCGATCGGCAACGCATTGCTGCGAGGATTTATTGAGGGCGTTGTTCGCTTACTGGTATTCTTGGTGTATTTGTTGTCGGTGTCGCTCATGAAAGACATTCGCCGTACCTTTGCCTATCATGGTGCTGAGCATATGACCATTGCGACATATGAGGCGGGCGAGACGTTGACCGTTGAGAATGTTCGTAAATTGTCGCGGCTACATCCGCGGTGCGGTACGAGTTTCCTATTGAATGTGATTGTTATCAGCATGTTGCTGTTCTTTTGGGTGCAATCAGGGGATATGCTGATTCGTATCGGCCTGCGACTGGCATTGCTGCCGTTTGTGGTGATGCTGGCATTTGAGTTTAACCGTTGGGCGGGACGTAATGACAATTGGTTAAGCCGTGTGCTGCGCGCGCCGGGGCTGTGGTTTCAAAAGATAACAACGAAAGAGCCAGACGATGGCATGATCGAAGTGGCGATTGCGGCGATGCAAAAGGTGGTGCCGCAAGAGAAGGGGATAGATGCTTGGTAA
- the recA gene encoding recombinase RecA, translating into MSADKKKALDTALAQIKKDYGEGAVMRLGSEARLNVKAISTGSLSLDLALGVGGLPRGRIVEIYGPESSGKTTLTLHVIAQAQKMGGEAAFIDAEHALDPQYAAALGVDIENLLVAQPDNGEQALEITDSLVRSGALDVVVVDSVAALVPRAEIEGDMGDSFVGLHARLMSQALRKLAGSIARTNTVVIFINQLREKIGVVYGSPEVTTGGRALKFYSSVRIDVRKKEAIKVSDITIGNRTSAKVVKNKIAPPFKEGDFDIIFGQGISRAGELVDLGQMLDLVQKSGSWYSMGDTRLGQGRESATRYMLDNPEIAADLEAKIREQASQLNLSIVKGKKKFAPVKDTKPQVAAATPPAAASGTAAASKPIAVVADDDE; encoded by the coding sequence ATGTCAGCAGACAAGAAAAAGGCATTGGATACGGCGCTCGCGCAAATCAAAAAGGATTACGGCGAGGGGGCTGTTATGCGATTGGGGTCGGAGGCGCGGCTAAATGTCAAAGCCATTTCGACGGGGTCGCTTTCGCTCGACTTGGCATTGGGTGTAGGCGGATTGCCACGCGGCCGGATTGTTGAGATTTACGGACCGGAGTCTTCGGGCAAGACGACATTGACGCTGCACGTCATCGCGCAGGCGCAGAAAATGGGCGGTGAGGCGGCGTTTATTGATGCTGAGCACGCGCTTGACCCGCAGTATGCCGCAGCGTTGGGTGTTGATATTGAGAACTTGCTGGTTGCGCAGCCCGACAATGGCGAGCAGGCATTGGAAATTACCGACTCGCTGGTGCGGTCGGGAGCATTGGATGTCGTTGTTGTGGACAGTGTTGCCGCGCTTGTGCCGCGTGCTGAGATTGAGGGCGATATGGGTGACAGTTTTGTTGGTCTACACGCACGCTTGATGTCGCAAGCATTGCGGAAACTGGCGGGCAGCATTGCACGGACGAATACAGTTGTCATTTTTATCAACCAATTGCGTGAGAAAATCGGCGTTGTCTATGGGTCACCTGAGGTTACAACGGGCGGGCGGGCGTTGAAGTTTTACTCCAGCGTGCGGATTGACGTGCGCAAAAAAGAAGCGATTAAAGTATCGGATATCACGATCGGCAACCGTACGAGCGCTAAGGTTGTTAAGAATAAAATCGCGCCGCCGTTCAAAGAGGGCGATTTTGACATTATTTTTGGACAGGGCATCTCGCGTGCCGGCGAATTGGTTGATTTGGGACAAATGCTGGACTTAGTGCAGAAGTCGGGATCATGGTACTCGATGGGCGATACGCGATTGGGGCAAGGTCGTGAGAGCGCGACACGGTATATGCTTGACAACCCCGAAATTGCCGCCGATTTGGAGGCCAAAATTCGTGAGCAGGCGAGTCAGTTGAATTTGTCGATTGTCAAGGGCAAGAAGAAATTTGCACCGGTGAAGGATACCAAGCCACAGGTTGCTGCAGCCACACCTCCTGCGGCAGCGAGTGGAACGGCTGCTGCGAGCAAGCCGATCGCTGTTGTAGCGGATGACGATGAGTAA
- a CDS encoding FAD-dependent oxidoreductase has product MNTLNIKATRKHDVIVIGGGTAGALAGIAAARQGADALIIERESALGGSATMAQVTPLMANHLVDNIDQSGLSKELTKRLKADGYCNGFGTNDGYFNLEMMKFALEEMAVEANCKLLYNAQYIAVETADKKIKAVIVHSRDGLVRYEANVFIDASGDAVLANDAGVACEAGENGKNQQMSLRFMMGGINFAVAHAFFEEVAPGMSVAADRLYLASLWKWLKEGHGFTSLLKKGVDDGVIEVADVTYIQAFWQPGMEGVLAFNCPEAYQLYQANDAECVSQVIMRCRASAKRLLAFFNKYVKGFENAFILSTAPMPGIRESRRIVGRYVVTADDYKNCRKFDDAIAQTAYPIDIHGWDDGVLLRGMPDGEFMEVPYRCMLPVEYDNLLVAGRCLSADFLAQSALRIQLTCRAMGEAAGIAAATSVKDGTDVCDIDGTTIRDTMIANGGIFL; this is encoded by the coding sequence ATGAACACACTCAACATCAAAGCCACCCGCAAACACGACGTCATTGTCATCGGCGGCGGCACGGCCGGCGCGCTGGCCGGCATTGCGGCGGCGCGTCAAGGTGCTGATGCGCTGATTATTGAGCGCGAAAGTGCCCTCGGCGGCAGTGCCACCATGGCACAGGTCACACCGCTGATGGCCAACCATTTGGTTGACAATATCGATCAGTCGGGACTTAGCAAAGAGCTGACCAAACGTCTCAAAGCGGATGGCTATTGCAACGGCTTCGGCACAAACGACGGGTATTTCAACCTTGAAATGATGAAGTTTGCGCTGGAAGAAATGGCCGTCGAGGCCAATTGCAAACTGCTCTATAACGCGCAATACATCGCTGTCGAAACGGCTGATAAGAAAATAAAGGCCGTTATTGTACACAGTCGTGATGGACTGGTGCGCTACGAGGCCAATGTCTTTATCGATGCCTCGGGCGATGCCGTGCTGGCCAACGATGCCGGCGTGGCGTGCGAAGCCGGCGAAAATGGAAAAAACCAACAGATGTCACTGCGCTTCATGATGGGCGGCATCAATTTCGCGGTAGCACATGCTTTCTTCGAAGAGGTTGCGCCCGGCATGAGCGTGGCGGCCGACAGGTTGTATCTCGCGTCGTTGTGGAAGTGGCTCAAAGAGGGACACGGTTTTACCTCATTGCTCAAAAAAGGTGTCGATGATGGCGTGATAGAAGTTGCCGACGTAACCTATATACAGGCCTTTTGGCAGCCCGGCATGGAGGGTGTATTGGCTTTCAACTGCCCCGAGGCGTATCAACTGTATCAAGCCAATGACGCCGAATGTGTGTCGCAAGTCATCATGCGCTGCCGCGCATCAGCGAAGCGGCTGCTGGCTTTTTTTAACAAGTATGTGAAAGGCTTTGAAAATGCCTTTATCCTCTCCACCGCGCCCATGCCCGGCATTCGCGAGTCGCGCCGCATCGTCGGGCGTTATGTCGTGACGGCCGACGACTACAAAAACTGCCGCAAGTTCGACGACGCCATCGCGCAAACGGCCTATCCCATCGACATACACGGCTGGGATGACGGCGTACTGCTGCGCGGCATGCCCGATGGTGAGTTTATGGAAGTGCCGTACCGTTGCATGTTGCCTGTTGAGTACGATAATTTGCTGGTAGCGGGACGTTGTCTGTCGGCAGATTTCTTAGCGCAATCGGCATTGCGTATCCAACTGACTTGTCGTGCCATGGGCGAAGCCGCCGGCATCGCTGCTGCCACGTCTGTCAAGGATGGCACAGACGTCTGTGATATCGATGGCACAACCATCCGCGACACTATGATTGCAAACGGCGGTATTTTCTTATGA
- a CDS encoding ferritin, which yields MISEKLRKALSEQVNAEYYSAYLYLAMSAAADQMGLKGASNWLFAQAQEEMAHGTHIYQYILERGEAPNFAAIDLPQTAFVDIREIFDRTLEHEQKVTRLINAIATLAMQESDHACYQFMMWFVNEQVEEEASASEIIDKLKLIGDNEAMLLTLDNELGTRVFVDPFPAE from the coding sequence ATGATAAGTGAAAAATTACGCAAAGCGCTGAGTGAACAGGTCAATGCTGAGTATTATTCGGCTTACCTGTATCTTGCGATGTCGGCGGCAGCTGACCAAATGGGCCTAAAAGGTGCGTCGAATTGGCTGTTTGCTCAGGCACAGGAAGAAATGGCGCATGGCACGCATATTTACCAATATATCTTGGAGCGCGGCGAAGCACCAAATTTCGCGGCTATTGATTTGCCGCAGACGGCATTTGTTGATATCCGTGAGATTTTTGATCGTACATTGGAGCATGAACAGAAAGTGACGAGGCTGATTAATGCCATTGCGACGCTTGCCATGCAGGAATCCGACCACGCTTGTTATCAGTTTATGATGTGGTTTGTCAATGAACAGGTCGAAGAAGAGGCCAGTGCGTCGGAGATTATCGACAAGCTGAAGTTGATTGGCGACAATGAAGCGATGTTGTTGACGCTGGACAATGAGTTGGGGACGCGGGTATTTGTCGACCCGTTTCCGGCGGAATAA
- the gdhA gene encoding NADP-specific glutamate dehydrogenase, with amino-acid sequence MLKNDKLQYLYKQVEQRNLGEPEFMQAVAEVLESFEPVLEKNPELAESGVLDQIVEPERLVSFRVSWLDDKNKIQVNRGFRVQFNSALGPYKGGCRFHPSVTASVIKFLGFEQIFKNALTGLPLGGGKGGSDFDPKGKSDGEIMRFCQSFMTELSRHIGADTDVPAGDIGVGAREVGYMFGQYKRLRNEFTGVLTGKGLSYGGSLARTEATGYGLCYFVAEMLAAQGDSFKDKKVAISGSGNVAIFAAQKAMELGAIVVSMSDSSGFIHVPNGIDLDLMRQIKEVEGARIYVYAEREKGVAFTPRGHGTVWTVPCDIALPCATQNELDGDDAKTLVANGCILVAEGANMPCTPEAVTHFLNNHVAFGPAKAANAGGVATSGLEMSQNSMRLSWTFEEVDTRLKAIMKDIYKRAFEASVTYGCEGNLVAGANIAGFLRVAEAMQAQGAV; translated from the coding sequence ATGTTGAAAAACGACAAACTACAATATCTTTACAAACAAGTGGAACAACGAAACCTTGGCGAGCCGGAGTTTATGCAAGCCGTCGCCGAAGTATTGGAATCTTTCGAGCCGGTGTTGGAAAAGAATCCGGAGCTTGCCGAATCGGGAGTGCTTGACCAAATTGTTGAGCCGGAGCGCCTGGTGTCATTCCGTGTCAGTTGGCTGGATGATAAGAATAAAATACAAGTCAACCGCGGCTTTCGCGTTCAGTTCAACTCGGCGCTGGGCCCCTATAAGGGTGGCTGTCGCTTCCACCCATCGGTAACGGCGTCGGTTATCAAGTTCCTCGGCTTTGAGCAAATTTTCAAAAATGCCTTAACCGGGCTGCCTCTCGGCGGCGGCAAAGGTGGAAGTGATTTCGACCCCAAAGGCAAGAGCGATGGTGAAATCATGCGCTTTTGCCAATCATTTATGACTGAGTTGAGTCGTCACATCGGCGCTGATACTGATGTGCCCGCCGGAGACATCGGTGTAGGCGCGCGCGAAGTTGGTTACATGTTTGGGCAGTATAAACGCTTACGCAATGAGTTTACCGGCGTGTTGACAGGCAAAGGCTTGTCTTATGGTGGCTCTTTGGCGCGCACGGAGGCAACAGGTTATGGACTGTGTTACTTTGTCGCCGAAATGCTTGCCGCACAAGGTGACAGTTTTAAGGATAAAAAAGTTGCCATCAGCGGCAGCGGTAATGTGGCAATTTTTGCGGCGCAAAAGGCGATGGAGCTTGGTGCGATTGTGGTATCGATGAGCGACTCAAGCGGCTTTATCCATGTCCCGAATGGCATAGACTTGGACCTAATGCGCCAAATCAAAGAAGTCGAAGGCGCGCGCATTTACGTCTATGCCGAGCGGGAAAAAGGTGTGGCATTTACGCCGCGCGGTCACGGAACGGTGTGGACTGTACCTTGTGATATTGCATTGCCTTGTGCCACACAAAATGAACTCGACGGCGATGATGCCAAAACCCTTGTGGCAAACGGCTGCATCCTTGTGGCCGAGGGCGCGAATATGCCGTGTACGCCCGAAGCTGTGACGCATTTCTTAAATAATCATGTTGCTTTTGGCCCCGCTAAAGCGGCAAATGCCGGAGGTGTGGCGACTTCTGGACTTGAAATGTCGCAAAACAGTATGCGGCTGTCGTGGACGTTTGAAGAAGTCGATACTAGACTTAAAGCTATCATGAAAGACATTTATAAGCGCGCCTTTGAGGCCTCGGTAACTTACGGCTGTGAGGGCAATCTAGTCGCCGGCGCGAACATTGCCGGCTTTCTGCGTGTTGCCGAAGCGATGCAAGCACAGGGAGCGGTATAA
- a CDS encoding recombination regulator RecX, producing MTDSLQKCKEVAAAMLGRRALSEHELGSKLEEKGYEEADIHATLSYLRDYGYVDDAKYALSFAQTRHGRGQGSYRIRQELRQRGVDEEIIEDVLTQLPEPDDAIQKILRSKLGKVNDEDTRRKAAAALSRRGFSWDEINAGISHWE from the coding sequence ATGACAGATAGTTTGCAAAAGTGCAAAGAAGTTGCTGCCGCCATGCTTGGTCGCCGTGCTTTGTCCGAGCATGAGCTGGGCAGCAAGCTGGAAGAAAAAGGCTATGAAGAGGCAGACATTCATGCAACCTTGTCGTATTTGCGTGATTATGGGTATGTTGACGACGCTAAGTATGCTTTGTCTTTTGCACAGACGCGGCATGGGCGCGGCCAGGGGTCGTATCGCATTCGGCAGGAATTGCGGCAACGCGGCGTGGATGAGGAGATTATTGAGGATGTGTTAACACAGCTGCCTGAGCCGGACGACGCCATACAGAAAATTTTGCGAAGCAAGCTCGGTAAAGTTAACGACGAGGACACGCGGCGTAAGGCGGCGGCGGCGCTGTCACGCAGAGGGTTTAGCTGGGATGAGATAAATGCGGGAATATCGCACTGGGAGTAG
- the prmC gene encoding peptide chain release factor N(5)-glutamine methyltransferase, with protein sequence MTISTLKIELIERLSEMAANPALEAAELLGLAVGMTKEELVVEAREQVWPEKVRRARELCKRRLLGEPLAYILGQWEFCGLTFEVTPDTLVPRIDTEVLTNQAIEAVETSGKDMPKVLDLCCGSGCVGLTVAMKCSVVNLTLSDISAAALGVALRNAQKLGVNVSLLPHDMLQSRPPGLYDVVVCNPPYIPREDLLELDRTVRDYEPHLALDGGRDGLDFYRTLASYAAKLLTPYGMLLLECGLGQHEEIIALFPGWQAVAHKDTQGIERVIALRI encoded by the coding sequence ATGACGATATCGACGTTAAAAATTGAGTTGATCGAGCGGTTGAGCGAAATGGCGGCCAATCCGGCGTTGGAAGCTGCTGAATTGCTGGGACTGGCGGTTGGTATGACCAAAGAGGAACTTGTTGTCGAGGCGCGTGAGCAGGTTTGGCCGGAAAAGGTGCGCCGTGCGCGGGAACTGTGTAAGCGGCGGTTGTTAGGCGAGCCGTTGGCATATATTTTGGGCCAGTGGGAGTTTTGTGGGCTGACGTTTGAGGTGACGCCTGATACGTTGGTGCCACGGATTGACACAGAGGTGCTGACGAATCAAGCCATTGAGGCAGTTGAGACGAGCGGAAAAGATATGCCCAAAGTGTTGGATTTATGCTGCGGTAGCGGCTGCGTGGGGCTGACAGTTGCCATGAAATGTTCGGTTGTCAATTTGACATTGAGCGATATTTCGGCGGCGGCGCTGGGGGTTGCTCTGCGGAACGCGCAGAAATTGGGCGTTAATGTGTCGCTTTTGCCGCACGATATGTTGCAATCGCGTCCTCCGGGGTTGTATGATGTGGTGGTATGCAATCCGCCGTACATACCACGCGAGGACCTGCTGGAGCTCGACAGAACAGTGCGCGACTATGAGCCGCACTTGGCGCTTGACGGCGGGCGTGACGGGCTGGACTTTTATCGCACGCTGGCATCGTATGCTGCTAAGTTGCTGACACCGTACGGGATGCTGTTGCTAGAATGCGGGTTGGGGCAGCATGAGGAAATTATCGCGCTGTTCCCGGGCTGGCAGGCAGTGGCACATAAAGACACGCAGGGGATTGAGCGAGTGATTGCGTTGCGGATATGA
- a CDS encoding desulfoferrodoxin, protein MRKNQTFFICETCQNLIGLIEDHGIPLVCCGADMTELVPNTVEASQEKHLPALTMDGDTLAVDVGSVPHPMEAAHHISFIYVETEKGGQRKGLEIGSVPTAKFAFVGDKPLAVYAYCNLHGMWKTEV, encoded by the coding sequence ATGCGCAAAAATCAGACATTCTTCATCTGCGAGACCTGTCAAAATTTGATTGGGCTGATTGAAGACCACGGCATTCCTTTGGTATGCTGCGGTGCGGACATGACGGAGCTTGTGCCCAATACAGTGGAAGCCAGCCAAGAAAAACATTTGCCGGCTTTGACGATGGATGGTGATACGCTTGCCGTTGATGTTGGCAGTGTGCCGCACCCGATGGAAGCGGCGCACCATATCTCGTTTATTTATGTTGAGACAGAAAAGGGTGGCCAGCGCAAAGGCCTTGAAATCGGCAGCGTTCCGACGGCAAAGTTTGCTTTTGTTGGCGACAAGCCGCTGGCTGTCTACGCCTATTGCAACCTCCATGGCATGTGGAAAACAGAAGTATAA
- a CDS encoding LPXTG cell wall anchor domain-containing protein, with amino-acid sequence MKKIVTLSLTVLLLASLTLLPAMAQTPAQSPFVFTDQPASAWGTNHPDQMVGAANAAVSTTGGEGNPIVFTRTGYGWPSAVFLFDGPMAIQEGHELHYDFDIALTREAGDARPIYVRILAAIAPDSNSTPSPEASFMEITIAGLEPGRQTGSLRFFTPNIYGIWIQMVCDSGTLTVYGLNIGDELVLVEGAPEPPPPGETPTPTPPPTTATPTPGTTATTPPPAGTGTAAPGQGNPKTSDAGVAMIVMTGLAGLAGAGLLVGKKRK; translated from the coding sequence ATGAAAAAAATCGTAACGCTTAGCCTGACAGTGCTTCTGTTGGCAAGCTTAACACTTCTCCCTGCAATGGCGCAAACCCCGGCGCAAAGCCCGTTTGTGTTTACTGATCAACCCGCCAGCGCGTGGGGCACTAACCACCCCGATCAAATGGTCGGCGCTGCTAATGCGGCGGTAAGTACAACTGGTGGCGAAGGCAATCCCATTGTATTTACCAGAACGGGATATGGCTGGCCCAGTGCGGTGTTTCTTTTTGATGGTCCTATGGCGATACAAGAGGGGCACGAACTGCACTACGATTTTGATATCGCGCTCACGCGAGAAGCCGGAGATGCACGGCCGATTTATGTGCGCATTCTTGCAGCCATAGCACCAGACTCAAACAGTACCCCATCGCCGGAAGCTAGCTTTATGGAAATTACCATAGCAGGTTTAGAACCTGGCCGACAAACCGGTTCGTTACGTTTTTTCACACCAAATATTTATGGTATTTGGATTCAAATGGTTTGTGACTCCGGCACACTCACCGTCTATGGGCTGAACATTGGCGATGAACTTGTTCTAGTTGAAGGTGCACCCGAACCGCCTCCGCCTGGCGAAACCCCCACCCCAACGCCTCCTCCGACAACAGCAACCCCGACACCGGGGACAACCGCAACAACGCCTCCTCCTGCCGGAACAGGCACAGCTGCGCCCGGACAAGGCAACCCTAAGACCTCTGATGCCGGCGTTGCCATGATTGTCATGACCGGTTTGGCGGGCTTGGCAGGTGCGGGCCTACTGGTTGGCAAGAAGCGTAAGTAA
- a CDS encoding glycosyl hydrolase family 18 protein, with product MQNVKCRMAAIVFAALLLLGACTPSNSNNNRRDHEFVDGAAFRVLLQEAGLPVEHLDVEDIQIVRADVLFGYANDLFDIHAITDAWGGRHVGYTFGWFAENNDNLNNDASITRAQATHFVNGVREVKDRRASSLTAFYAIASFDQIHMIDALDVVSMGWSRFDIIDGEAVFNLSVQNDNEYSIPLGYALPMERARANNVPVYLMVAGNMAHHGGMTTAAYIVRDPTMRESALNDLVDAAENGVISPVSGQRIFFDGITMDFEEMRGAETREAYSQFIIDLRTRLPEGFGLLICVHPAVGRGMPFFDAFDFRVLGEHSDGLIVMAHDYYAKSLSEEELLLGEVATRTPPSPIADVYYAIYAATHSETGTDPANVWLAMSFTGVQWQMRDGVVQNRIPLRPTNDAIERRLPHATVTHGASGNPRAVWTYNDLENVMFFEDAVSTMQRQRLADMFGLAGLSLWRLGNVPDGSADVDMDAWDRLLAHRDR from the coding sequence ATGCAGAATGTAAAATGCAGGATGGCAGCGATTGTTTTTGCTGCTCTGCTGTTGCTCGGGGCTTGCACTCCATCAAACAGCAATAATAACCGTAGAGACCATGAATTTGTTGATGGCGCGGCGTTTCGCGTGTTGTTGCAGGAGGCGGGGCTGCCGGTGGAGCATTTAGATGTCGAAGACATACAAATCGTTCGTGCTGATGTACTGTTTGGCTATGCCAATGATTTATTCGACATTCACGCCATTACCGATGCCTGGGGCGGCAGGCATGTGGGATACACATTTGGTTGGTTTGCGGAAAATAATGATAACCTTAACAACGATGCATCTATTACTCGTGCGCAGGCGACCCATTTTGTCAACGGTGTGCGTGAGGTTAAAGATAGGCGTGCCAGCAGCTTGACGGCGTTTTACGCCATTGCGTCATTTGACCAAATTCATATGATTGACGCGCTTGACGTCGTCAGCATGGGTTGGAGCCGTTTTGATATTATTGACGGTGAGGCGGTGTTTAACCTCAGTGTACAAAATGACAATGAATACAGCATTCCGTTAGGTTACGCCTTGCCAATGGAGCGCGCACGAGCAAACAATGTGCCTGTTTATCTGATGGTGGCAGGCAATATGGCGCATCACGGCGGCATGACGACAGCGGCGTACATTGTGCGTGACCCTACCATGCGAGAGTCGGCGCTGAACGACTTAGTCGATGCGGCGGAAAATGGCGTTATTTCACCTGTCAGCGGACAACGGATTTTCTTTGACGGCATTACGATGGACTTTGAGGAAATGCGTGGTGCCGAGACACGTGAAGCGTACTCGCAGTTTATTATTGATTTGCGTACGCGACTGCCCGAGGGATTTGGGCTATTGATTTGTGTGCATCCGGCCGTGGGGCGGGGAATGCCATTCTTTGATGCCTTTGATTTTCGTGTGTTGGGCGAGCATAGCGACGGCTTGATTGTTATGGCACATGACTATTACGCTAAATCGCTGTCGGAAGAAGAGCTTCTCTTGGGCGAAGTGGCTACGCGTACGCCGCCCTCGCCGATTGCCGATGTTTATTACGCCATCTATGCCGCGACGCACTCCGAGACGGGGACTGACCCGGCCAATGTATGGCTGGCGATGTCATTTACCGGCGTGCAGTGGCAAATGCGGGACGGCGTGGTGCAGAATCGCATTCCGTTGCGTCCGACCAACGACGCCATTGAACGGCGACTGCCGCATGCCACAGTGACTCATGGTGCGTCGGGAAACCCTCGCGCAGTGTGGACTTATAATGACTTAGAAAACGTGATGTTTTTTGAAGATGCCGTGTCGACCATGCAACGGCAGCGGCTGGCCGATATGTTCGGGTTGGCGGGGCTTTCGTTGTGGCGGTTGGGCAATGTGCCGGACGGGAGTGCCGATGTGGATATGGACGCTTGGGATAGGTTGTTGGCACATAGGGATAGATAG